A section of the Mesotoga sp. BH458_6_3_2_1 genome encodes:
- a CDS encoding ABC transporter substrate-binding protein, with protein sequence MKRIMLIALLFITAIGLALKGPITVASKIDTEGALLGQMIVIVLEKNGFEVNDKTEFGTTSVIRKAIIAGEIDIYPEYTGNGGFFFDNTDPTVWKNAKSGYETVKALDLERNGLVWLTPAPANNTWALAIRKDLSDSEGIKTLEDLATYVNGGGFIKLAASEEFLTRPDAMPAFQEAYGFELSNDQLLAFSGGNTAQTIRAAAQNIDGVNLAMAYGTDGALSALRLVVLEDTKGVQPVYEPAPIVRKEVYEIYPEIEGLLKPVFESLDLEILQSLNASIAIEGLDAGYVAEQFLRSKSLID encoded by the coding sequence GTGAAGAGAATAATGCTAATAGCGCTATTGTTTATAACCGCAATTGGTTTGGCACTGAAGGGGCCGATTACGGTGGCATCGAAGATAGATACTGAAGGAGCGCTGCTCGGTCAGATGATTGTCATCGTCCTGGAAAAGAACGGTTTCGAGGTGAATGACAAAACGGAATTCGGTACGACAAGTGTCATAAGAAAGGCGATCATCGCCGGTGAGATCGATATTTACCCCGAGTACACCGGAAACGGAGGCTTCTTCTTTGACAACACAGATCCCACGGTATGGAAGAACGCGAAGTCGGGATATGAGACTGTGAAGGCCCTGGATCTGGAAAGGAACGGGCTCGTCTGGCTTACTCCCGCTCCTGCGAACAATACCTGGGCTCTGGCGATCAGAAAGGATCTTTCCGACAGTGAGGGAATCAAGACCCTCGAAGACCTTGCGACATACGTGAACGGTGGAGGCTTCATCAAGCTGGCCGCTTCCGAGGAGTTCCTGACGAGGCCCGATGCGATGCCCGCCTTCCAGGAGGCATATGGTTTTGAGCTTTCCAACGATCAGCTTCTCGCCTTCTCCGGTGGAAACACCGCACAGACGATCAGGGCCGCAGCACAGAACATAGACGGAGTCAATCTCGCTATGGCATACGGTACGGACGGGGCACTCTCGGCTCTCAGACTGGTTGTCCTTGAAGATACCAAAGGCGTACAGCCCGTTTATGAACCGGCCCCCATAGTGAGGAAAGAGGTGTACGAGATATATCCCGAGATCGAAGGACTCCTGAAACCCGTCTTCGAATCACTGGACCTAGAGATTTTGCAGTCTCTCAACGCTTCGATAGCTATCGAGGGTCTGGATGCGGGCTATGTGGCGGAACAGTTCCTGAGATCGAAGTCCTTGATTGATTAG
- a CDS encoding mercuric reductase, translating to MPRVEHQDGDEMKDGRRKFDAIVIGSGQGGTPLSLSLAEAGWKVALIERKAVGGTCVNEGCTPTKTMIASARIAHLVRRAGDFGVHAGEFSLDLERVVQRKREVVESFREGSKKRILDSPNLSLIEGSARFVRERQLEVTLLNGRTEFLEADTIVINTGTRPARPEIKGLDNVVAHDSTSIMELDELPEHLIIVGGGYVGLEFGQMFRRFGSKVTIIQRDKQLLSREDEDIAGMILEIMRDEGIEVLLDTEPLEVDSVGGNKISLTLQSSEKEKTVAGSHLLLAAGRLPNTPDLDLEKTGIEIDGRGFIRVNSKLETTSKGVYAIGDVKGGPAFTHISYDDFRILKQNLLNGGSSTIEERFVPYVVFIDPQLGRIGLSEKEASSQGRGFRVAKLPFDRVARAIETDETRGMMKALVDSETDQIIGAAILGVEGGEIMSAIQIAMMGGLPYTLLREGVFAHPTLVESLNNLFMTLDS from the coding sequence ATGCCCAGGGTTGAACATCAGGATGGTGATGAAATGAAGGATGGCAGAAGAAAATTCGATGCGATAGTTATTGGTTCCGGTCAGGGGGGCACGCCTCTGTCGCTTTCGCTTGCAGAGGCAGGATGGAAGGTAGCCCTTATAGAGAGAAAGGCAGTTGGGGGTACGTGCGTCAATGAAGGCTGTACCCCGACGAAGACCATGATAGCCAGTGCAAGAATAGCTCATCTGGTTCGGCGCGCCGGAGATTTCGGAGTTCATGCCGGGGAGTTCTCGCTCGATCTGGAAAGAGTTGTCCAACGAAAAAGGGAGGTTGTCGAGAGCTTCAGAGAAGGTAGCAAGAAAAGGATTCTCGATTCTCCAAACCTATCATTGATAGAAGGCAGCGCACGTTTCGTCAGGGAAAGACAGCTCGAAGTCACGCTTCTGAACGGAAGGACAGAGTTCCTTGAAGCAGATACTATTGTGATAAACACCGGAACGAGACCGGCAAGGCCTGAGATAAAGGGTCTGGATAATGTGGTAGCCCATGACTCAACGTCGATAATGGAACTGGATGAGCTTCCAGAACACCTGATAATAGTTGGTGGCGGCTATGTGGGGCTGGAGTTCGGGCAGATGTTCAGGCGTTTTGGAAGCAAGGTCACCATTATTCAGAGGGATAAGCAGCTGCTCTCTCGTGAAGACGAGGATATTGCCGGTATGATTTTGGAAATCATGAGGGACGAAGGTATCGAGGTCCTTTTAGATACTGAACCGCTTGAAGTCGACAGCGTAGGAGGTAACAAAATCAGCCTGACACTGCAATCTTCTGAGAAAGAGAAGACGGTAGCCGGGAGCCACCTCTTGCTTGCAGCCGGCAGGCTGCCCAACACTCCTGACTTGGATCTCGAAAAGACCGGGATTGAGATCGACGGGAGGGGTTTCATAAGGGTTAACAGCAAACTGGAGACCACTTCGAAGGGAGTATACGCGATAGGCGATGTCAAAGGCGGACCGGCCTTCACGCACATTTCCTACGATGACTTCAGGATACTGAAGCAGAACCTCTTGAACGGTGGAAGCTCGACGATAGAAGAGAGGTTTGTCCCGTATGTCGTTTTCATAGATCCCCAGCTTGGAAGAATCGGGCTCTCCGAAAAAGAAGCATCGAGTCAGGGACGTGGCTTTCGAGTGGCAAAGCTGCCTTTTGATAGGGTGGCCCGGGCAATCGAAACGGATGAGACCAGGGGAATGATGAAGGCTCTTGTCGATTCAGAAACAGATCAGATAATTGGAGCCGCGATTCTGGGAGTGGAAGGCGGCGAGATAATGTCTGCAATTCAGATAGCGATGATGGGTGGTCTTCCTTATACTTTGCTGAGAGAAGGGGTTTTCGCACATCCGACGCTCGTGGAATCGCTGAACAATCTTTTCATGACGCTGGATAGCTGA